The window GTTCCGCTCCGGGATCCCCAAGGAGGCGGCGGGCCCCGTGGCCGAGACCACCACCCCGATCCGAATGACCCCCTGGGCCCAGGCGGGAACCGCCAGGGCCAGGGCCAGGGCTACCAGAAACCACCGCTTCATCTCCATCCTCCTCCTTCCCGATTCCCACCGGGCTGGGCCCGGATTGGGGCTAACGAACGGCCGTTCGGTTTAGCTTCCAGTCTATTCAGGGACCTTTGTCCCGTCAAGCCAGGCCCCCAGGGGGCCCGGGGCCTAGGTGACGTGCTCAGGGATCCCCTCCAGGGCCGGGGGCCGCGTGGGCAGGGGCTTTCCCTCGAGGCCCAGCACCCGGCTCCCCTCCAGGAACCAGCTTTTGGGGGTGCGGTGCCCCCAGAGGGTCTGGCGCCGGGGGTCGTTCAGGCTCCAGCGCACGGGGGGCAGGTCAGGGTCCACGGTGAGGTAGTCGGAGGTATAAAGCTCAATGCGGTGCCCGTCGGGGTCCTTGAGGTAGAGGAACAGGGCGTTGGAGATGCCGTGCCGCCCCGGGCCCCTTTCGATCTGGTCCGTCCTGCGGGCCCCCGCCAGGATGTCCGCCGCCTTTAGGATGGCCATGGGGTCGGGAAGCCAGTAGGCGAAGTGGTGGAGCCTGGGGCCCTCTCCGTTGGTGAAGGCCACGTCGTGGACGTTCCCCTTGCGGTGGAGCCAGCTGGCCCAAAGCCTGCCCTGGTCGTCCTCGGTGTACTCGGTGAGACGAAAGCCCAAGTGCTCCTGGTAGTAGCGGGTGGCCTCGGCCACCTCTGGGCAAAAGAGGTTCAGGTGGTCGATGCGCAACACCCCAGGGCCCCGGTAGAGGTGGTACTCCTGCAGGATGCGGGGAAGCTTCTCCGCCTCGTGGTAGAAGGCCAAGGGGTAGCCGAAGGGGTCCTGCACCCGAAGGACCCTGGGCCTGCCCCAATCGGCCTCCAGCCGGTGGGGAAGCCCCTCCTGAAGGGCCCAGGCCTGGGCCTCTTCCATCCCGTTCCCATCCACCTTGAAGCCCAGGCTCCGCACGGCGGGCCGCTCCGCCTGGGTGAGCTTGAGGCTCCACTCCAGCTCCTCGTAGCCCCGGAGGTAGGCGCTTTTTCCCTCCTTAAGCTCCAGGCGAAAGCCCAAAAGCCCTTCGTAGAACTCCAAGCTCCTTTCCAGGTCCTGCACCCACAGCTCGATGAACCCCACCCTCACGATGGCCATACGAGCCTCCTGTAGCCGCGGGCGTAGTAGACCAAGGGGGCCCCCGGCTCCCCCAGCTCCACCCCCTCCACCCGGCCCACCACCAGCCGGTGGTCCCCCCCGGGGTAAAGGGCCTCCAGGCGACAACGGAGCACCGCCAACGCCCCC is drawn from Thermus thermamylovorans and contains these coding sequences:
- the hpaD gene encoding 3,4-dihydroxyphenylacetate 2,3-dioxygenase encodes the protein MAIVRVGFIELWVQDLERSLEFYEGLLGFRLELKEGKSAYLRGYEELEWSLKLTQAERPAVRSLGFKVDGNGMEEAQAWALQEGLPHRLEADWGRPRVLRVQDPFGYPLAFYHEAEKLPRILQEYHLYRGPGVLRIDHLNLFCPEVAEATRYYQEHLGFRLTEYTEDDQGRLWASWLHRKGNVHDVAFTNGEGPRLHHFAYWLPDPMAILKAADILAGARRTDQIERGPGRHGISNALFLYLKDPDGHRIELYTSDYLTVDPDLPPVRWSLNDPRRQTLWGHRTPKSWFLEGSRVLGLEGKPLPTRPPALEGIPEHVT
- a CDS encoding flavin reductase family protein; its protein translation is GALAVLRCRLEALYPGGDHRLVVGRVEGVELGEPGAPLVYYARGYRRLVWPS